The Mycobacterium riyadhense sequence ATCGCCGAACCAATCGCTGCCAAATCCCTGGAGGCTCCCGTCAACACGTCCGGTGCTGTGATCACAAACAAGATGAGGCGCCTCCTGCCCGGGCTGCCATCCACTCCCGTCGGATTAGTCGAGATCGGCCAGGGCACTCATACTAGAGAGGTGCACTAAGCAATTTGGGGTTTCGTGCAAATACATACATGACACTTTCGAAGATTCTCATTACAAATTCGCAATGGTTCGAAGCGAGGAGCAAGCGATGATGCGCCGTCGTATGGAGCCGAGCAGGCAGTGATGTGCGGGGACGCGATATGCCAACTCAGTGCAGATCCAATAGGGCGTTTTCGACAGCCTCAGGCAGCGCCGGATGGATCCAGTACTGGCCGCGGGCCATGTCGCGGGCGGTTAGGCCGAAGCTCATCGCCTGGATCAACGGTTGAATGAGCGACGAGGCTTGGTAGCCCAGGAGATGCGCCCCCAGCAGGCGTCCGCTACCGCGTTCAGCGATGAGTTTGACCATGCCGGTGGTGTCTTCCATCGCCCAGCCGTACGCGACGTCGCCGTATTCTTGGATCTTGACCGAGATGGCGAAACCCTTTGCAACAGCTTGATTTTCGGTCAATCCGACGGTCGCCAGCGGGGGATCGGTGAACACCGCCGACGGCACGAAACGGTGATCGGTGACGGCCATCGACGCGGTGTCATCCCAGTCGCACAGCAGATTGTGCTGGACGACACGGGCTTCGTGGTTGGCGACGTGCTTCAGCAGATACGGCGACGAGACGTCACCAAGCGCGAAAACCCCACGCGCCGTGGTCCGTTGGTACTCATCGACCACAATTCGACCGGCGTCAACATCGATACCCGCCTGCTCGGCATCTAGCAGATCGGCATTAGACACCCGGCCGGTCGCGACCAGCAGCAGGTCGGCATTCACAACGCAACCGTCGTCGAGCTCCAGGGCGACGCCGGAGCCGCGGTTCTGGGCACGCACGACGTTGCGCTGGGTGCGCAGTTCCCACTTCTGGGACGCGATGCGGGTGAACCGCTCGCAGATGGAGTCATCGTAGTGCCGCAACATGGTGCTGCCCCGGATCACCAAGGTGACCCGCACGCCCAGAGCGGAAAACACGTGCGCGAATTCAGCTGCCACAAAGCCGCTTCCGACGATCACCAGGTGTTCGGGCAGCTCGGCGATCCGCATGATGGTGTCGCTGGTGTGGTACTCGACGCCGGACGCCAGAATGGCCGGCGGAATCACCGGTCGCGAGCCCGCCGCGATCACCACCTGTTCGGCGGTGAACTCTTCGCCCACGGCGGTGCGCAACAGATAACGCCCGTCGGCCTGAACCGGCCCGAAGCGGGTGTGCAGCCGGTACACGTCGATATTGGGCGAAGAGCGCCGATAGTCCTCGCCGCTGAGCGCGATCGGATCGATCCGGCCGAATACTCGCGAGACGATGTCGTCCCAGCGCACCCGGTCGATGTGGGCGTCCACGCCGTAGCGGGCCGCGCCCTGGATCGTCTTCGCGACATCGGCGGCGTAAACGAACATCTTCGTGGGAATACATCCGACATTCAGGCAAGTACCGCCAAATGCGCCCTGCTCGCAGATCGCGGTACGCTTGCCGGCATACCGCTCGTCGAGAATGCTGTTGCCCGAACCTGTTCCGATGATCGCGAGGTCATACGTTTCCATTTTGGGTCGCTTACCCTTTCGTTGACGATGCCGCGGTATCGGTTTCGTTCAGCATTCGGAAGTACTCGTCGAGCCAGAGATTTAGTTGGCGATAGGCTATTTGGCGCGGCCCTGGCAGCGACAAGAACACATCGTGTTTGGCGTCCGCCACGGGAATGATGGTGCTGCGGTTGCCAATACAGCCGGCCCATTGGGCGATATGAGTGACGTCGAGGACCGCGTCGCCGCGTTGCAGGGCTATCGGGCCGGCGTTTTCGCGAACCGTGTGATCCGAACGCAGGATCAGGTTGGGCACACCAACGTCGAGTCCGCGATGCAGCCTGGCCTGGCCGCGGCGCACGGCATGCAGCCAGCCGGCGGTGATCGGAAAGCCCCCCACCGGTTTCCACTGCAGGTTGTAGTCGAACTCGCCGTCGTAGTCTCGATGCAGGCTGGTGCCGTACCCGCCCTCGACTGGCACCCGGACCACCGCCTTGGACCGCACTCGCGAGAGCGCGGCGATCGTGGCCGAGGTCACGCCCATACGCACAATCGCCGGGCCTTGCAGATCCAGGAACGGGCTGTTGAGCACCAGGCCGGTGACGCCCAAACGTGTGGTCGCGCCGCGACGGCGCAACCGGTCCAGCCAGAGCGACACGATCAATCCACCCGCCGAATGGCCATATACCAAGATCCTGGCCGAAGGGTTCTGTGCGCCGATGACCGCAAGGGCTTGTTCGAGTTCGGCATCGTAGTGGGCCAGATCGGTTGTGTAGTGCGGCGTCTGGCTGGGCTGTCGAGAGCGGCCGCACTTGCGTAGGTCCAGCGCGTAGAAGGCGAAGCCGCGACCGGCAAACTGATCGGCCAACTCGGTGTGGAAGAAGTAATCGGTATAGCCGTGTATCGCCAGGACCGCATGATCCGCTCCGGCGCAAACACCGCGACGTATCAGGGTTGCGACTACGTCGCCCTCGCCGTCGGGATCGGGCCCAAGCGGGATCGTCTGCTGCCAGTAGTCGGGCAGCACATCGGCTACCCAGCCAGGCACCGCGTCAGTCACGGGGTCAGCTTAGAACGTGGTCACGGCTCTTGTTGCGACCCTGTTGTCCCCTGATTGGGGGACATCCCGTGTCCTACCGATGGAGGGTCCGATTTTCCTCCAGTCATCAGCCAATCGGGGGATAGAGGGCGTAACCGGACCCTCCAAAGATGATCCTCAGCGAGACGCCGCCGACGACAACAGCGAATAACCGAGCTCATTGGCCCGCGAGGGAGAATCCCATGGCAATGGAAACCGCCTCCACCGAGCTCGCCAGCGCCGCCGATGTCGAGCCGACGCCTGTCGGTTATCACACCGGCCGAGGTTCTGTCTTACAGCACACACGACCTAACAGGCAGCGCCGTTTGTCGAGCGATCAAATCCGAATGCTTAGTCGCGACCTGCGGGTGCTCATAGCAACGAATGGAACACTTACCAGAATCCTCGGCGTCGTTGTCGACGAGGAGATCGGGGTGCAGGTTATTGAGCAGCAGATTCACCCCAGTGCGCCGAAAATTCTGCAGTCTGAGCAATTGCCGTCCGGTCGCATCCTGCAACGCAATGTGGTGCTTAAAGGACGGCGTTCGGGTCGGCCGTACATAGCAGCGGAGACGTTGGCTGCAATCGATTTCCTACCGCCAACGATCGTGACAAGCCTGGTAACAACGGATCGCCCCATCGGCGAGCTATTGGTGAGTGCCAGCCTTGAGACCCTGAAAGAGCTTCCTGAAGTCTGGATGGGGGAGCACCCCAGTTGGGGCCTACCCACAGGACATGCGAATTCGCGATTGGAAGCAGTCGGCCGTCGCTATCGCCAATTTATCGGCGGGCAACCGGTCATTACGATCAGTGAATACTTCCCATTGGATGTGTTTTCGAACTAGTCCGGCACCGGTGCCACCGGCGTGAGACGCGGCCGCATGGGTGCCGCCGGTTTGACCATCCCAGGTTCCATCGCTGTCGGGTGACGCCGACGCCACCGCGATAACCTTGGGAACCGGCACAGCCGAGGGAAGGACCAACGATCCGGTGTCAGAGCTAGCCAGAACCGACGTCGTACTGGTGGGCGCGGGCATCATGAGCGCCACGCTGGGTGCGTTGCTGCGGCGGCTACAACCGGACTGGTCCATCACGCTGATCGAACGGCTCGATGCCGTCGGCGCCGAAAGCAGTAGTCCCTGGAACAATGCGGGCACCGGACACTCCGCGTTGTGCGAAATGAACTACACGCCCGAAAGACCGGACGGCTCGATCGACATCACCAAAGCGGTATACGTCAACGAGCAATTTCAGGTCACCCGCCAGTTCTGGGCGTACGCCGTGGAAACCGGCATCCTGACCGACGTCCGCAGTTTCCTCAATCCCGTTCCGCATGTGAGTTTCGTTCACGGTGCGCAGCGCGTCGACTACCTACGGCGCCGACAGCGCGCGCTTGCGGGCAACCCGCTGTTCGCCGGCACCGAGCTGATCGACGACCCGGATGAGTTCGCCCGACGGCTGCCGTTGATGGCTGCCAAACGTGACTTCTCCGAACCGGTTGCGCTCAATTGGGCCCAGGATGGCACCGATGTCGATTTCGGTGCGCTGTCTCGCCAACTCATCGGCTATTGCGTGCGCAGGGGCGCCAACGCACTATTCGGTCACGAGGTTCGCAACCTGTCCCGAGAGTCCGACGGCAGTTGGACGGTATCCACCAGCAACCGCCGAACCGGCGAAAAGCGCAAGCTGAAGGCCAAATTCGTCTTTGTCGGGGCCGGGGGCGACGCGTTGCCGTTGTTGCAGAAGTCCGGCATCAACGAAGTCAAGGGCTTCGCCGGCTTTCCGATCGGCGGCCGGTTCCTGCGGTCCGATAATCCGGCTCTCACTACCGCGCACCGGGCCAAGGTATACGGCGTTCCGGCGCCGGGAGCCCCTCCGCTGGGGGCGCTGCACCTGGATCTCCGCTTCGTCAACGGCAAATCGTGGCTGGTGTTCGGGCCTTACGCCGGCTGGTCGTCGAAGTTCTTGAAATACGGCCACGTCAGCGATCTGCCCCGCTCGATCAAGCCACACAACGTGCTGTCCATGCTCGGCGTGGGCATCACCCAGCTGACATTGCTCAACTACCTGATCGGCCAGCTGCGGCTCTCCCAACCCGACCGAGTCCAGGTCCTGCGCGAATTTGCGCCCAGCGCAATGGATTCCGATTGGGAGCTGACGGTGGCCGGTCAACGCGTACAGGTGATCCGGAGGCACAGGCGCAAAGGCGGTGTGCTCGAGTTCGTCACGACCATGGTGAGCGCAGCCGACGGCAGCATCGCCGGACTGCTCGGAGGCTCACCGGGAGCATCGACTGCTGTGCCCGCCATGCTGGAACTGTTGCAACGGTGCTTTGCCAGCCGGTATCAGTCCTGGCTGCCCACGCTCAAGGAGATGGTGCCATCATTGGGCGTCGAACTGTCGCGTGAGCCGGCGCTGTTCGAGGAAGTGTGGTCATGGAGCACCAAGGCACTGCAGCTGGAGGCCTCATGATCCGCGCCGGTGACGATGCAGAGCGAAGCGATGAGGTGGGGGCACCTCCCGCTTGCGGGGGAGAGCGGCGCAAATGACAGAAGCATTGCGCCGCATGTGGGCCAAAGACCTTGACGCCCAGATTCTTTACGAGTTGCTCAAGCTACGGGTCGAGGTGTTCGTGGTCGAACAGGCTTGCCCCTATCCGGAATTGGACGGGCGCGATCTGCTCGCCGAAACCCGGCACTTCTGGCTGGAAACGCCCGACGGCGAGGTGATCTGCACGCTGCGGCTGATGGAGGAGCATGCCGGCGGTGAGAAGGCGTTCCGGCTTGGGCGGCTGTGCACCAAACGCAGCGTGCGCGGCATGGGTCATGCCACCCGGCTGCTGCGCGCCGCGTTGGCCGAGGTGGGCGACTACCCGTGCCGGATCAACGCGCAGACCTACCTCGCCGCCATGTATGCCAAGCACGGGTTTGTCCGCGACGGTGATGATTTCCTCGACGACGGCATTCCGCATGTGCCAATGTTGCGGTCCGGTTCTCCTCTGGCGGCCCAGCGGTGAAGCCCTATCCGTTCAGTGCCATCGTCGGGCACGATCAGCTGCGGCTCGCGTTGTTGTTGTGTGCGGTTCGACCCGAGATCGGCGGAGCGCTGATCCGTGGCGAGAAGGGCACGGCGAAGTCGACAGCGGTGCGCGGGCTGGCG is a genomic window containing:
- a CDS encoding GNAT family N-acetyltransferase; its protein translation is MTEALRRMWAKDLDAQILYELLKLRVEVFVVEQACPYPELDGRDLLAETRHFWLETPDGEVICTLRLMEEHAGGEKAFRLGRLCTKRSVRGMGHATRLLRAALAEVGDYPCRINAQTYLAAMYAKHGFVRDGDDFLDDGIPHVPMLRSGSPLAAQR
- a CDS encoding alpha/beta hydrolase, producing MPGWVADVLPDYWQQTIPLGPDPDGEGDVVATLIRRGVCAGADHAVLAIHGYTDYFFHTELADQFAGRGFAFYALDLRKCGRSRQPSQTPHYTTDLAHYDAELEQALAVIGAQNPSARILVYGHSAGGLIVSLWLDRLRRRGATTRLGVTGLVLNSPFLDLQGPAIVRMGVTSATIAALSRVRSKAVVRVPVEGGYGTSLHRDYDGEFDYNLQWKPVGGFPITAGWLHAVRRGQARLHRGLDVGVPNLILRSDHTVRENAGPIALQRGDAVLDVTHIAQWAGCIGNRSTIIPVADAKHDVFLSLPGPRQIAYRQLNLWLDEYFRMLNETDTAASSTKG
- a CDS encoding chorismate--pyruvate lyase family protein; protein product: MAMETASTELASAADVEPTPVGYHTGRGSVLQHTRPNRQRRLSSDQIRMLSRDLRVLIATNGTLTRILGVVVDEEIGVQVIEQQIHPSAPKILQSEQLPSGRILQRNVVLKGRRSGRPYIAAETLAAIDFLPPTIVTSLVTTDRPIGELLVSASLETLKELPEVWMGEHPSWGLPTGHANSRLEAVGRRYRQFIGGQPVITISEYFPLDVFSN
- the mtr gene encoding mycothione reductase encodes the protein METYDLAIIGTGSGNSILDERYAGKRTAICEQGAFGGTCLNVGCIPTKMFVYAADVAKTIQGAARYGVDAHIDRVRWDDIVSRVFGRIDPIALSGEDYRRSSPNIDVYRLHTRFGPVQADGRYLLRTAVGEEFTAEQVVIAAGSRPVIPPAILASGVEYHTSDTIMRIAELPEHLVIVGSGFVAAEFAHVFSALGVRVTLVIRGSTMLRHYDDSICERFTRIASQKWELRTQRNVVRAQNRGSGVALELDDGCVVNADLLLVATGRVSNADLLDAEQAGIDVDAGRIVVDEYQRTTARGVFALGDVSSPYLLKHVANHEARVVQHNLLCDWDDTASMAVTDHRFVPSAVFTDPPLATVGLTENQAVAKGFAISVKIQEYGDVAYGWAMEDTTGMVKLIAERGSGRLLGAHLLGYQASSLIQPLIQAMSFGLTARDMARGQYWIHPALPEAVENALLDLH
- the mqo gene encoding malate dehydrogenase (quinone), which translates into the protein MSELARTDVVLVGAGIMSATLGALLRRLQPDWSITLIERLDAVGAESSSPWNNAGTGHSALCEMNYTPERPDGSIDITKAVYVNEQFQVTRQFWAYAVETGILTDVRSFLNPVPHVSFVHGAQRVDYLRRRQRALAGNPLFAGTELIDDPDEFARRLPLMAAKRDFSEPVALNWAQDGTDVDFGALSRQLIGYCVRRGANALFGHEVRNLSRESDGSWTVSTSNRRTGEKRKLKAKFVFVGAGGDALPLLQKSGINEVKGFAGFPIGGRFLRSDNPALTTAHRAKVYGVPAPGAPPLGALHLDLRFVNGKSWLVFGPYAGWSSKFLKYGHVSDLPRSIKPHNVLSMLGVGITQLTLLNYLIGQLRLSQPDRVQVLREFAPSAMDSDWELTVAGQRVQVIRRHRRKGGVLEFVTTMVSAADGSIAGLLGGSPGASTAVPAMLELLQRCFASRYQSWLPTLKEMVPSLGVELSREPALFEEVWSWSTKALQLEAS